Below is a genomic region from Rhodohalobacter mucosus.
GAGATCATCTCGCTGATCATTATCCGGAACGTGTTCAAGGATATCTCGATGTTTGAGGACTTTGACCAACTTGCCCAGCAGACGGATGTGATCGTAAAACTGGCCTCCGACCTGGGCAGCGGGCTGCTGCTCTTCTTCCTGGTCGGCGTATTTCATCACGTGAGCCTGAAGCGGAAGCAGTACAAGAGCCTGACCGACGACGAGATCCGCCGGTTTGTCTACATCAAGGAGCGCATGGCCCTCACGCTGCTGTTTATCTTCTCCATCCTCACGCTCTACTCCATTGCCGATTTCGGAAACGAGGTGTACCGGCTCATCGCCTTCGATGAAACTTTTACGCTCGACCTGGGCGTCATCTTTTTTGTGGAGTTCTATACGGTGATGATCTTCTCCGACGTGTTCATCTTCATCGCCTCCTTCATCTTCAGCCAGACCTATGCGCGCCTGCTGCGCAACGCGGGCTTCGTCTGCTCCACGGTGATCCTCCGCATCTCTCTGTCCGTCGACGCCCCCCTCAGCGGCTGGATCGCCGCCGTCGCGGCCATAACGGGGATTTTGTCGCAACTGATCTATATTTACTTTCGATCGATTGAGGAGAAAAGGAGTAGTGAGGAATGAGTCTTGAGTCTGACGTTTGACGTTTCACGTCTGCCCCCCTTTTTCGGTTGTTCGGTTGTTCGGTTGTTCGGTTGTTCGGTTGCTCTGTTGCTCTGTTGTTCTGTTCGTAGGTTTCTTCCCCCTTGTCAGTAGTTAGTGGTCAGTTGTCAGTGGTCGGTTATTAGTGGTCTATTGACCATTGTCCATTGACTATCTACCACAACCGTCTGCCGTTTCACTATTCGCTCCCCGCATACCAGTATGTTATAGGCCAAAAAGTGTCAGGATCATTATTTTTTAATATGTTATTCATAGATACTTTGTACAGTTCAAACAACAGTTGATATGGCTCTTCCCGTTTACATTTTTGACGTAGTGGATGAGATTGACCAGCAGAGTGAATTGGTTACCGGGTTTATCAACCGGAAAACAGGTGAGCTGACGATTTTAACCACAGACGATTACTACGCACTGAAACATCTTGACGAAGGCGGTGCGTTGGATGAGCTTCCCGCCTGGCAGCAGGAAATTATTCCAAAGCTGCAGGAAGTCAGTGAATCAGATGATTTCATTCAATTGCCTTCTCCATATGAGATTGATGAATACCGGATCATGCAGCGTTTTATATGGTCTCTTGAAGATGATAAAATAAGACAGGAATTGGAAAATCTGATTCAAGGCAGCGGTGCGTTCAGGCGTTTTCGTGATGCAATAGATCGATATGATGTCCGCAATGATTGGTGGAACTATAAGAAAAATGCAATTAAACGAATAGCCGTCGATTTTCTTGATTCTGAAGGAATAACCTGGACGGAAGAGAAACCGGAAGCCACTCATCACCCTATTAATTTCTAAGCATGCTCTATCTGCGCTGTACGAAGAAACTTTTAAAGCGAATGAAAGGTCCCGATCCATTGCCGGAGGGTGATCCGGGGTCATCGAACAAACTTGGCGATTGGTACGCCCACGTGAAACCGCTGACATATAAGGGGAAATTGGTTGTTATTTTTCTGAATCAAAAAACACTGCTATCGGTTTTTGTGCCCGGTTACGGAAACCGCAAGGTGCTGCCGGAGTTTCTGGCGCGCACTGAAATCCTGTTGCACAACCTGGAAATACCTGAAAAGGCGATTCACCGGGAGATGCAGGAGATGCAGGATATCTGCATTCAGCCAACGGCCAGCCGTAAAACAGTGGGAAGCCTGAATCGTGTGAGTCAGGATATTCGTGTTCATGCAGATGTAAAGTATCCCACATTTGACGCGGTTGACTGGGACCGCGAGGCCATGGTTTTTACTGAAAAAATTCACGCTCCATTGTACGATTCCCCGATGAATCTTGTCTACCCAAAAGACCTTGTCAGGGAAATTCTGGAATGAGTTGAGCTGGGAGTGCACGGTTGTCAGTTGTTTTTGGCTTTGAGAGCCTGGAGTGAGGATATGAAACTTTCAGCGTTCAGCCATCAGCTGTCAGCAGTGTTACAGTATGTCAGTGTCAACAGTGTGTCAGTTTGGAGTGCCTGGAGTACTTGCCCCGAAGGGATCGCTATGCGGGAGTTAGAAGTTTGGAATTTGTGCTTCCGTCTGACGTTTGACGTTTTCGGAATGGTAAAACTGGCAAATCATCAGACGTGAGACAATATTTTTTTCCTGTAACGGGGTTGATTTTATTCGAAGTTTGTGTAATATGAAAGTTGAACTTTCAATTTGCACAATATGTCCGAATACATACCCAGGATAGCCGATGATCAGGTTCAGGATTCCCTGAAACGAAATCCTGTTACGGCGTTACTGGGTCCCAGGCAGTGTGGTAAGTCCACGCTTGTCAAGAATCTGACCAGGAGCCGCGATGACGTGATCTACCTTGATCTGGAGCGTCCCTCCGACCTTCAGAAATTGGATGATGCCGAATGGTTTTTACAATCACAATCAGACAAACTGGTCTGTCTGGATGAAATTCAAAGAAAACAGGATTTATTTCCTGTGATCCGCTCTATAGTCGATTCTGACAGAAAAGCGGGACGATTTCTGATCCTCGGATCAGCATCAAGGGACCTCATCCGGCAGAGTTCCGAATCCCTCGCCGGCAGAATTTCATACAAGAAGCTCACACCCTTTCTCTGGGCTGAAGTGGAGGGAAAGGTGACATTGGAAGAGTACCTCAACCGGGGCGGTTTCCCGCTTTCGCTGCTGGCCCCGCAAGATAATGACGCATATGAGTGGCGCATCGATTTCATTTCAACATTTTTGGAAAGGGATCTGCTGCAATTTGCGGGTTTTACGACGGTGACCATGAGCAGGCTTTGGCAAATGCTAGCTCATAATAACGGTCAAACCCTGAATCTGAGCAAAATAGGCGAATCATTGGGGGTCAGCCATACAACCGTCCGGCACTATGTAGACCTGCTCGAGGGAACGTTCATGGTGACACAGCTCCGCCCATGGAGCGGTAACGCAAAAAAAAGAGTGGTCAAAACGCCAAAGGTGTACATCTGTGACACAGGCCTTACAGCTGCCCTTCTGCAGCTGCGCAGCTTTGATCAGCTTGCCGGCCATCCCGTTTTCGGATCCCTTTGGGAAGCGGCCGTACTGGCGCAG
It encodes:
- a CDS encoding UPF0158 family protein, translated to MALPVYIFDVVDEIDQQSELVTGFINRKTGELTILTTDDYYALKHLDEGGALDELPAWQQEIIPKLQEVSESDDFIQLPSPYEIDEYRIMQRFIWSLEDDKIRQELENLIQGSGAFRRFRDAIDRYDVRNDWWNYKKNAIKRIAVDFLDSEGITWTEEKPEATHHPINF
- a CDS encoding DUF6933 domain-containing protein, with the translated sequence MLYLRCTKKLLKRMKGPDPLPEGDPGSSNKLGDWYAHVKPLTYKGKLVVIFLNQKTLLSVFVPGYGNRKVLPEFLARTEILLHNLEIPEKAIHREMQEMQDICIQPTASRKTVGSLNRVSQDIRVHADVKYPTFDAVDWDREAMVFTEKIHAPLYDSPMNLVYPKDLVREILE
- a CDS encoding ATP-binding protein codes for the protein MSEYIPRIADDQVQDSLKRNPVTALLGPRQCGKSTLVKNLTRSRDDVIYLDLERPSDLQKLDDAEWFLQSQSDKLVCLDEIQRKQDLFPVIRSIVDSDRKAGRFLILGSASRDLIRQSSESLAGRISYKKLTPFLWAEVEGKVTLEEYLNRGGFPLSLLAPQDNDAYEWRIDFISTFLERDLLQFAGFTTVTMSRLWQMLAHNNGQTLNLSKIGESLGVSHTTVRHYVDLLEGTFMVTQLRPWSGNAKKRVVKTPKVYICDTGLTAALLQLRSFDQLAGHPVFGSLWEAAVLAQIRAWFPDAGLSFYRSSHGHEIDILITHHEKIISIECKASLSPALNASFYKAAEDVKPGHVLVAAPVDHGYPMKKGIDVVSLSELPEKVRSLL